From the Paenibacillus sp. R14(2021) genome, the window GATTAATAATGGCGATGGCTTGCTCTTCGGTGTAGAAGTTCGATGTAATCTCTCTTCCCTCTTCATCGATCGAATACTGCCTTATACATCCCTTCAGAATGAAATAACATTTTGTCGGAACCTCCCCTTGTCTAAAGAGGACGGTTCCCTTTTTGAATTCATCTATATGAATCTCGTTCACGATCGCTTGCTTCTCTTCTTCGCTAAGAGAGGTCAGTCTCGTCATATAATCAAATAAAATGTTTTTCATCATTCATCTCCTTCTGAAATGCTCTAACTTAATATTACTCTAATTCTACAGTCACTTCGAGCACATGGAAATGCAGTTGCCGATCCAAAAAAAACTCTCACCCCAAAGGGACGAGAGTGTGTTGGGAAATAGGTGCTGGAAATGCACAAAGAACCCTGTAAAGGGTTCTTTGCGGGTGATAGATAAGAGTTTTGTTGCCTAATTACGCTTGAGACGCGGAGCGGAGCCAGTCCTCGAAATGAGTCGGGGCGATACGGGCTTTGGAATTATCGTGCGGTACGAGGGACAATTCCTTAAGCACCGAGCCGAAATACTTGTAGTTCTCGTCCGTGACTACCTGACGTGCGTCGTTTTTCGCTTTAAGGTAAATTCGAGCGATTTCGTTGAGACGATACCGATCCGGACCGGCCAACTCGAAGGTAGCGTTCGCAGCCGGAGCCAGCGCGAAGTCAGCCAGCGCGGCTGCAACGTCACCCGACGTGATCGGCTGGAAGAAGGCGGACGACAATGTAACGGTTTGTCCTTCGGTGGCCATGTCGACGATGCCCCCGACGAATTCGGAGAACTGCGTGGCGCGGACGATCGTGTAAGGAATCTTGGAAGACTTGATCAGTACTTCCTGAGCGGTTTTCGCGCGGAAATAACCGTTCTCTGGAAGGAGATCGGTGTTAACGATCGACAGCGCGACGTGGTGTTTCACGCCGGCTTCCGCTTCGGCGGCCAGAAGGTTTCGAGTTGACGTCTCGAAAAATTCCAATACGGCTTGGTCCTCCCATGAAGGCGAATTCGTCACGTCGACGACGACGTCGGCGCCTTTAAACGCTTCGGTCAGACCTTCACCGGTAATGGAATTGATGCCAAGAGAAGGTGATGCTTGTACTGCCTCATGACCTTGCTCACGAAGATTTTTTGTAAGTTGTTTTCCAATCAGTCCAGTGCCGCCAATAATGACAACTTTCATGTTGAACCTCCTAGTTTATGGCCCGTTAGAAGGGCTGGAGAGATATATGATTTTGTAACGGTTTAGCTCAGGCCGGCTTTCGTCAATCCATACGCTGCGTCAGCAGAACCCGGTACAGCT encodes:
- a CDS encoding SDR family oxidoreductase, yielding MKVVIIGGTGLIGKQLTKNLREQGHEAVQASPSLGINSITGEGLTEAFKGADVVVDVTNSPSWEDQAVLEFFETSTRNLLAAEAEAGVKHHVALSIVNTDLLPENGYFRAKTAQEVLIKSSKIPYTIVRATQFSEFVGGIVDMATEGQTVTLSSAFFQPITSGDVAAALADFALAPAANATFELAGPDRYRLNEIARIYLKAKNDARQVVTDENYKYFGSVLKELSLVPHDNSKARIAPTHFEDWLRSASQA